A region of Denticeps clupeoides chromosome 19, fDenClu1.1, whole genome shotgun sequence DNA encodes the following proteins:
- the scn2b gene encoding sodium channel regulatory subunit beta-2 — translation MRCERMAAVRLRCAGLALLLFAAVCPVSSMDVLVPQLINALNGSIIKIPCTFTSCYKMDSSKFAMNWTYQETTNSTEEMFMTYKNKILPLKTEKFGDRVVFAGILDKNDLSVTISDVQISDEGIYNCYVRNPPDRIQGHGVIQLKVLTELPPPRDSTIAVAIGASVGGILALLILSMVVVKCVRRSRKPELISDEQKIEEEGKTDGEGGIEEGTKNYNSLPEDVY, via the exons TTTGCCCAGTCTCCTCCATGGATGTGCTGGTGCCCCAACTGATAAATGCCCTCAACGGATCTATAATCAAAATCCCCTGCACTTTCACGTCTTGCTACAAGATGGACAGCAGCAAGTTTGCTATGAACTGGACCTACCAGGAGACTACCAACTCTACTGAGGAGATG TTTATGACATACAAAAACAAGATACTGCCTTTGAAGACAGAGAAGTTTGGGGACCGGGTAGTGTTTGCAGGgatcctggacaaaaatgatttgTCAGTCACCATATCGGATGTGCAGATCTCAGATGAAGGGATCTACAACTGCTATGTGCGCAACCCACCTGACCGCATACAGGGGCATGGAGTCATCCAGCTGAAAGTGCTCACAGAAT TGCCACCTCCTCGAGACTCAACCATCGCAGTGGCTATTGGGGCATCAGTGGGGGGCATTTTGGCCCTGCTGATTCTCTCCATGGTGGTGGTGAAGTGCGTGCGTCGCAGCCGGAAGCCAGAGCTCATCTCAGATGAACAGAAGATCGAGGAGGAAGGGAAAACAGATGGAGAGGGAGGCATTGAGGAGGGCACCAA AAATTATAACTCCTTGCCTGAAGATGTATATTGA